In a single window of the Tellurirhabdus bombi genome:
- a CDS encoding NAD-dependent epimerase/dehydratase family protein yields the protein MILPTHTPPLLITGATGLIGSQLVRRYLNAGRAVSALRRATSTTGLLDDVKDRITWLEGDILDIPSLEDAIQPGMDVIHTAAIVSFVPRDRERMEKINVEGTANIVNVCLEKEVRKLGFISSVAALGRPDPKRNSGSETVVIDENQKWEDSPNNSAYAQTKYRAELEVWRGVAEGLNAVIVNPSVVLGEGDWTRSSSQLFRYVYQEKPFYTEGMTNVVDVQDVAQALYQLMESDIVNERYILNGATLSYKELFYKMAAAFGKKPPAYRVAPALAEVLWRLEALRSRLSGKAPLITRETARSATHSYRYVSDKIQRDLSFKFHSVDETIRRVSAFFAGV from the coding sequence ATGATTTTACCAACGCATACTCCTCCTCTTCTCATCACGGGCGCTACAGGCCTGATTGGTAGCCAACTCGTCCGGCGTTACCTTAACGCGGGTCGCGCTGTTTCTGCCTTGCGTCGGGCTACGAGTACGACTGGTTTACTGGATGATGTAAAAGACCGCATTACCTGGCTGGAAGGCGACATTCTGGATATTCCTTCTCTCGAAGACGCCATCCAACCCGGCATGGATGTCATTCATACGGCGGCCATTGTTTCCTTTGTTCCGCGCGACCGCGAACGGATGGAGAAAATCAATGTGGAAGGCACAGCCAACATCGTCAATGTCTGTCTGGAAAAAGAAGTCCGTAAGCTCGGTTTTATCAGCTCCGTGGCCGCCCTCGGACGCCCCGATCCCAAACGCAACAGCGGCAGCGAAACGGTGGTTATCGACGAAAACCAGAAGTGGGAAGATTCGCCCAATAACTCTGCTTATGCCCAAACTAAATACCGCGCCGAACTGGAAGTCTGGCGGGGCGTAGCCGAAGGGCTCAACGCCGTTATCGTCAATCCGTCGGTGGTGCTGGGCGAAGGTGACTGGACCCGAAGCAGCAGCCAGTTGTTCCGGTACGTGTATCAGGAAAAGCCGTTTTATACCGAAGGCATGACCAATGTAGTTGATGTGCAGGATGTGGCTCAGGCGCTTTATCAACTGATGGAGAGCGACATCGTCAACGAACGCTACATTCTGAACGGAGCTACTTTATCCTACAAAGAGTTATTCTACAAAATGGCCGCGGCTTTTGGCAAAAAGCCCCCCGCCTACCGCGTTGCTCCGGCCCTGGCCGAAGTACTCTGGCGACTGGAAGCACTGCGGTCCCGCCTAAGCGGAAAAGCCCCGCTTATCACGCGCGAAACAGCCCGTTCAGCTACCCATTCCTATCGGTACGTTAGTGACAAGATTCAGCGAGATTTATCGTTTAAATTTCATTCTGTAGACGAAACAATCCGTCGTGTGAGCGCCTTTTTTGCGGGGGTGTAA
- a CDS encoding tetratricopeptide repeat protein, translated as MEQEFEERESDIKESIQRFERMLAGTEIQFFDLDVYEQMVEHYMEEGNLDNAMKACEAGLDNFPYSLELMLDKAQLLANSGKFEESLELLDKASLYNPNDLDIQYMLGSVLNLSGNYEQSVQVLEAMLEAADEKDDIYFQIGQSYQNWGKYEQAVDNYKKSIQHNINNENSLYELAFCLDVMGELENSLEYYQQLIDRDPYSHNAWYNIGIAYSKLNRFEEAANAYDYATLIKDDFASAYFNLGNTYMNLGQFAKAEEAYISTLKYEEPTPETYCYLGASLEKQHRHAEAITKYREAVRLDNLWDEGYFGIGSCLSDIDKWHEAIPFLRKAIKLNDQNAEYWLVLAETEYKLGNSISSIEAFEKATELDPASAEIYLQWSLVMFDQGNFVRANEIVQMGIDELPREADLYYRAAIYLIHSGYYREALVNLEAALTLNYDRHVVLFDFFPDLEKQKALYKIIEQYRKA; from the coding sequence ATGGAGCAAGAGTTTGAGGAAAGAGAAAGTGATATCAAGGAATCCATCCAGCGGTTTGAACGGATGCTGGCCGGAACCGAAATCCAGTTTTTCGATCTGGACGTGTACGAGCAGATGGTGGAACACTACATGGAAGAGGGCAACCTCGACAACGCCATGAAAGCCTGCGAAGCCGGTCTCGACAACTTCCCTTATTCGCTGGAATTGATGCTTGATAAGGCCCAGCTTTTGGCCAACAGCGGCAAGTTTGAAGAGTCGCTGGAATTGCTTGACAAAGCATCGTTGTACAATCCGAATGACCTTGACATTCAGTACATGCTAGGCTCCGTTTTGAATCTGTCGGGTAATTACGAGCAATCAGTACAAGTGCTGGAAGCTATGCTTGAGGCGGCCGACGAAAAAGACGATATCTATTTTCAGATCGGTCAGAGCTATCAGAATTGGGGGAAATACGAGCAGGCGGTTGATAATTATAAGAAGTCTATCCAGCACAACATCAATAACGAAAATTCCCTTTACGAACTGGCTTTCTGCCTGGACGTAATGGGCGAGTTGGAGAATAGCCTGGAGTATTACCAGCAACTTATTGACCGCGATCCGTATTCACACAATGCCTGGTACAACATCGGCATCGCTTACAGCAAACTGAACCGTTTTGAAGAAGCGGCCAATGCTTATGATTATGCTACGCTGATCAAAGATGATTTTGCCTCGGCCTATTTCAATCTGGGCAACACGTACATGAATCTGGGGCAATTTGCAAAGGCTGAAGAAGCGTATATCAGTACGCTGAAGTACGAGGAACCAACGCCGGAGACGTATTGCTACCTGGGTGCCAGTCTGGAAAAACAGCACCGCCACGCCGAAGCGATCACTAAGTATCGCGAAGCCGTTCGGTTGGATAACTTGTGGGACGAGGGGTATTTTGGCATTGGCTCTTGCCTGAGCGATATCGACAAATGGCACGAAGCCATTCCGTTTTTACGCAAAGCCATCAAGCTGAATGACCAGAATGCCGAATATTGGCTGGTCCTGGCCGAAACCGAGTATAAACTAGGCAACAGTATTTCGTCGATTGAGGCGTTCGAGAAAGCAACCGAGCTTGATCCCGCTAGCGCCGAAATCTACTTGCAGTGGTCTCTGGTCATGTTTGATCAGGGGAATTTTGTGCGGGCCAATGAGATTGTTCAGATGGGTATCGATGAGCTACCCCGGGAAGCCGATCTGTATTACCGAGCGGCGATTTACCTGATTCACTCGGGGTATTACCGCGAAGCACTGGTTAACCTGGAAGCCGCCCTGACGCTCAATTACGACCGCCACGTTGTCCTGTTTGATTTTTTCCCGGATCTGGAAAAACAAAAAGCGCTTTATAAGATTATCGAACAATATCGAAAAGCCTGA
- a CDS encoding glycosyltransferase family 9 protein, which translates to MEQPSRFLIIQTAFIGDVILATALIEQLHAAFPTAIIDFMLRKGNESLLKDHPIVNEVLVWNKKQAKYGSLFDLLKKVRRRKYDVVINLQRFGATGLFTALSKAKKTAGFDKNPFSRFYTHTAEHRLETGVHEIDRNAGVIRWLTDSKSKRPKLYPAAADYDLVRPYQKQPYICLAPTSVWFTKQYPREKWVDLLLNLPSGYVVYLLGAPSDAAACDWIIEQAGSAAEMHSLAGKLSLLASAALMQGAVMNYVNDSAPMHLASAMNAPTTAIFCSTEPEFGFGPLAEQSHVVEIQEKLECRPCGLHGYKKCPLGHFNCAHGIQTEQLLAVLPA; encoded by the coding sequence ATGGAACAACCTTCGCGGTTCCTGATCATACAAACGGCGTTCATTGGGGATGTAATCCTGGCCACGGCGCTGATTGAGCAACTCCATGCTGCTTTTCCAACCGCCATTATTGACTTTATGCTTCGGAAAGGCAACGAATCGCTGCTGAAAGATCATCCCATTGTAAATGAGGTGTTGGTCTGGAATAAAAAACAGGCCAAATACGGTAGCTTGTTTGATCTGTTGAAAAAAGTGCGTCGTCGGAAATATGATGTGGTGATCAATTTGCAACGATTTGGCGCAACGGGCTTGTTTACGGCGCTGTCAAAGGCCAAAAAGACGGCGGGTTTCGATAAGAATCCGTTTTCCCGATTCTATACGCACACGGCTGAGCACCGTCTGGAAACGGGTGTTCACGAGATTGACCGTAACGCGGGCGTGATTCGTTGGCTGACGGATAGTAAATCCAAACGGCCAAAACTATACCCAGCAGCGGCAGATTATGATTTAGTACGCCCTTACCAGAAACAACCTTACATCTGTCTGGCCCCTACTTCGGTCTGGTTTACCAAACAATATCCCCGCGAAAAATGGGTGGATTTGCTGTTGAATTTGCCCAGTGGCTACGTCGTCTATCTGCTAGGTGCTCCTTCTGATGCTGCTGCCTGTGATTGGATTATAGAGCAGGCTGGCTCGGCTGCCGAAATGCATAGTCTGGCCGGAAAGCTGTCTTTGCTGGCGTCGGCGGCTTTGATGCAGGGCGCGGTGATGAATTACGTAAACGATTCGGCTCCGATGCACCTGGCTTCGGCAATGAATGCACCGACAACGGCCATTTTCTGCTCGACAGAACCAGAATTCGGTTTTGGCCCGTTAGCCGAGCAGTCGCACGTTGTTGAAATACAGGAAAAACTGGAGTGTCGTCCTTGCGGGCTGCATGGGTACAAAAAGTGTCCGCTGGGTCATTTTAACTGCGCGCACGGTATTCAGACCGAGCAGTTACTAGCCGTTTTGCCGGCGTAG